From the Excalfactoria chinensis isolate bCotChi1 chromosome 1, bCotChi1.hap2, whole genome shotgun sequence genome, one window contains:
- the LOC140247471 gene encoding cell cycle control protein 50C-like, whose translation MKNKKSSAPQEAETCPSRCPDNTAFKQQKLPAWKPQLTIASVLSTFFLTGAFCLSVGVSLIVAANSVREIQVDYSDKCSNCSKLRENSSNWNNECLCSINFTLAEDMLGDVFMYYGLQNFYQNHRRYVLSRSDEQLLGRNVDVQNTYCAPFATYQNGTPMAPCGAIANSMFNDTIDLLYNLNSSAIQVPLLKTGNSWWTDKNVKFRNPESHNLSAAFAGTARPPYWHKPVYSLDEEDEKNNGYINDDFIIWMRVSAFATFRNLYRRISRKGQFSDGLPAGNYTFRISYNFPVSMFKGKKYVILSTMVWSGGSNPFLGIAYLVCGAAATLTGFIITAIHLKLRKKKTYFQRR comes from the exons ATGAAGAATAAGAAGAGTTCTGCTCCACAAGAAGCAGAAACATGTCCTTCCAGGTGTCCAGATAACACTGCATTCAAACAACAGAAGCTACCGGCATGGAAGCCCCAGCTTACCATTGCATCTGTGCTCTCCACTTTCTTTCTCACCGGAGCATTTTGCCTTTCTGTGGGAGTCTCCCTCATAGTAGCTGCAAACAGCGTCAGAGAAATCCAG GTTGATTATTCAGATAAATGTTCAAATTGTTCAAAACTTCGTGAAAATTCCTCTAATTGGAACAATGAATGCCTCTGTTCTATTAATTTCACACTAGCAGAAGATATGCTG GGTGATGTCTTTATGTACTATGGCCTACAAAACTTCTATCAAAATCACCGTCGTTACGTGCTATCAAGAAGTGATGAACAATTGTTGGGCCGAAATGTAGAT GTTCAGAACACCTATTGTGCACCCTTTGCCACTTACCAGAATGGAACACCAATGGCTCCTTGCGGTGCTATTGCCAACAGCATGTTCAATG ATACTATTGATCTTTTGTACAATTTGAACTCATCTGCTATTCAAGTGCCGCTGCTGAAGACTGGGAACAGTTGGTGGACagataaaaatgtgaaatttcgCAATCCAGAATCGCACAATCTCTCTGCTGCATTTGCAG GAACAGCAAGACCTCCATACTGGCATAAACCAGTGTATTCATTAGATGAGGAAGATGAGAAGAATAATGGATATATAAATGATGACTTCATTATCTGGATGCGAGTATCAGCCTTTGCTACGTTCAGAAACCTTTATCGACGTATCAGTCGGAAAGGGCAGTTTAGTGATGGCCTCCCAGCAGGGAATTATACTTTCCGTATTTCCTACA ACTTCCCTGTTTCCATGTTCAAGGGGAAGAAGTACGTGATCCTTTCAACCATGGTATGGAGTGGAGGAAGTAACCCGTTCCTGGGAATTGCCTATTTGGTTTGTGGCGCAGCAGCAACCCTGACAGGTTTTATCATAACTGCCATCCACTTAAAgctcagaaaaaagaaaacatactttcAGAGACGCTGA